In one Dama dama isolate Ldn47 chromosome 5, ASM3311817v1, whole genome shotgun sequence genomic region, the following are encoded:
- the LOC133057459 gene encoding keratin-associated protein 4-1-like isoform X1: MVSSCCGSVCSDQSCGRSLCQETCCQPSCCQTTCSRTTYCRPSCGVSSCCRPSCGVSSCCRPVCCQTTCRPSCGVCCRPVCCQTTCRPSCGVSSCCRPVCCQTTCRPSCGVSSCCRPSCGVSSCCRPVCCQTTCRPSCGVSSCCRPVCCQTTCCRTTCCRPSCGGSFC, encoded by the exons ATGGTCAGCTCCTGTTGTGGCTCCGTCTGCTCTGACCAGAGCTGTGGCCGAAGTCTCTGCCAGGAGACCTGctgccagcccagctgctgccagACCACCTGCAGCAGGACCACCTACTGCCGCCCCAGCTGCGGCGTGTCCAGCTGCTGCCGCCCCAGCTGCGGCGTGTCCAGCTGCTGCCGCCCCGTCTGCTGCCAGACCACCTGCCGCCCCAGCTGCGGCGT CTGCTGCCGCCCCGTCTGCTGCCAGACCACCTGCCGCCCCAGCTGCGGCGTGTCCAGCTGCTGCCGCCCCGTCTGCTGCCAGACCACCTGCCGCCCCAGCTGCGGCGTGTCCAGCTGCTGCCGCCCCAGCTGCGGCGTGTCCAGCTGCTGCCGCCCCGTCTGCTGCCAGACCACCTGCCGCCCCAGCTGCGGCGTGTCCAGCTGCTGCCGCCCCGTCTGCTGCCAGACCACCTGCTGCCGCACAACTTGCTGTCGCCCCAGCTGTGGTGGATCCTTTTGCTGA
- the LOC133057459 gene encoding keratin-associated protein 4-11-like isoform X2 — protein sequence MVSSCCGSVCSDQSCGRSLCQETCCQPSCCQTTCSRTTYCRPSCGVSSCCRPSCGVSSCCRPTTCRPSCGVSSCCRPVCCQTTCRPSCGVSSCCRPSCGVSSCCRPVCCQTTCRPSCGVSSCCRPVCCQTTCCRTTCCRPSCGGSFC from the exons ATGGTCAGCTCCTGTTGTGGCTCCGTCTGCTCTGACCAGAGCTGTGGCCGAAGTCTCTGCCAGGAGACCTGctgccagcccagctgctgccagACCACCTGCAGCAGGACCACCTACTGCCGCCCCAGCTGCGGCGTGTCCAGCTGCTGCCGCCCCAGCTGCGGCGTGTCCAGCTGCTGCCGCCCC ACCACCTGCCGCCCCAGCTGCGGCGTGTCCAGCTGCTGCCGCCCCGTCTGCTGCCAGACCACCTGCCGCCCCAGCTGCGGCGTGTCCAGCTGCTGCCGCCCCAGCTGCGGCGTGTCCAGCTGCTGCCGCCCCGTCTGCTGCCAGACCACCTGCCGCCCCAGCTGCGGCGTGTCCAGCTGCTGCCGCCCCGTCTGCTGCCAGACCACCTGCTGCCGCACAACTTGCTGTCGCCCCAGCTGTGGTGGATCCTTTTGCTGA
- the LOC133056079 gene encoding keratin-associated protein 9-2 — MTHSCCSPCCQPTCCRPTCCRTTCCRPTCCQPTCCQPTCCEPSCCQSRCPPTCSQTTCCRTICCKPTCVTTCCQPTCCEPSCCRPCCPPTCYQTSENTCCRTTCCKPTCVTTCCQPTCSGSSCCQPCCRPACCQTTCCRTTCLKPTCVTTCCQPTCCGSSCCGQTCSGSSCCQPCSRPVCCQTTCCRTTCCQPTCVTTCCQPTCCGSSSCGQTCSRSSYCQPCSHPSCVSTCCQPSCC; from the exons ATGACCCATTCCTGCTGCTCCCCTTGCTGTCAACCTACCTGCTGCCGGCCCACCTGCTGCAGGACCACCTGCTGCCGGCCCACctgctgccagcccacctgctgccagcccacctgcTGTGAGCCCAGCTGCTGTCAGTCCCGCTGCCCCCCAACTTGCTCTCAAACCACCTGTTGCAGGACCATCTGCTGCAAACCTACTTGTGTGACCACCTGCTGTCAGCCTACCTGCTGTGAGCCCAGCTGCTGCCGGCCTTGCTGCCCCCCAACTTGCTATCAGACTAGTGAAAACACCTGCTGTAGGACCACATGCTGCAAACCCACCTGTGTGACCACCTGCTGTCAGCCCACCTGCAGTGGGTCCAGCTGCTGCCAGCCTTGCTGTCGCCCTGCCTGCTGTCAGACCACCTGCTGCAGGACCACCTGCCTCAAGCCTACTTGTGTGACCACctgctgccagcccacctgcTGTGGATCCAGCTGCTGTGGACAAACCTGCAGTGGGTCCAG CTGCTGCCAGCCTTGCAGCCGCCCTGTCTGCTGTCAGACCACCTGCTGCAGGACCACCTGCTGCCAGCCTACTTGTGTGACCACCTGCTGTCAGCCCACGTGCTGTGGGTCCAGCAGTTGTGGACAAACCTGCAGCAGATCCAGCTACTGCCAGCCTTGCTCCCACCCCAGTTGTGTGTCCACCTGCTGCCAGCCTTCCTGCTGCTGA